A genome region from Macrobrachium rosenbergii isolate ZJJX-2024 chromosome 42, ASM4041242v1, whole genome shotgun sequence includes the following:
- the LOC136827850 gene encoding uncharacterized protein: MANFNILKKMDILNGNYRWDRTQLNQESQTTKQTLIKVMDKIARNKISCHSLVCDGSFYHHHIHLYTYPILVFTNQNTKFTPPLSSSSFIPQSPVASSSFTPQPPAASSSFTLQPHAASLSFAPQAPVASPSFTPQPPVASSSFTPQPPVASTSFALQPPPPVASSSFAPQPPVASSSFIPQPPAASSSFAHQPPVASSSFIPQHPVASSSFTPQPPAASSSFTPQPPAASLSFAPQPPVASPSFTAQPPVASTPLPLTSCCFNILHASAYAASSSFAPLPPVASSSFTPQPPVASTSFTPQHPAVSSSFAPQLPVDSSSFAPQPPVVSSSFTPEPPVASSSFARQPPVASSSFALQPPVASSSFAPQPPIASSSFTPQPLVASTSFTPQRPAASPSFAPQPPVASSSFAPQSPVSSSSLTPQPPVASSFFASQPPVPSSSFAPQPPVASSSFIPQLPIASSYFTPQPPVASTSFTHQLPPPVASSSFTPQPPVASTSFTPQPPAVSSSFAPQPPVASSSFTPQPPVVSSSFTPQPPVASSSFAPQPPVASTSLTPQSPVASSSFAPQPPIASSSFPPQPLVASTSFTPQPPAASPSFAPQLPVDSSSFAPQPPVASSSLTPQPPVASSSFAPQPPVASSSFTPQPPVASSSFACEPPVASSSFALQPPVASTYLTPHSPVASSSFAPQLPIASSSFALQPLVASTSFMPQPPPASPSFAPQPPVASSSFALQPPVDSSSFAPQPPVASPSFTPQPPVASTSFALQPPVTSSTFNPSASCCFIILHPSASCCFIILHPSASCCFIILHTPASCCFIILYASGSCCFIILHRSASCCFTILPPSASCCFNILHPSISCCFIILCSQPPVASYSGAPAYFFTNFTV; this comes from the exons ATGGCCAACTTCAATATTCTGAAAAAGATggacattttaaatggaaattaccgATGGGATAGGACTCAACTGAATCAGGAAAGCCAGACAACAAAACAAACTTTGATCAAAGTCATGGACAAAATCGCAAG GAACAAAATATCCTGTCACAGTCTAGTttgtgatgggtcgttttaccaccacCACATACACTTGTATACTTATCCAATAttagtattcactaaccagaatacgaaattcaca CCTCCTCTTTCTTCATCATCCTTCATCCCTCagtctcctgttgcttcatcatccttcacccctcagcctcctgcagcttcatcatccttcacccttCAGCCTCATGCTGCTTCATTATCTTTCGCCCCTCAGGCTCCTGTTGCTTCaccatccttcacccctcagcctcctgttgcttcatcatcctttacccctcagcctcctgttgcttcaacatcctttgcccttcAGCCTCCC cctcctgttgcttcttcatcctttgcccctcagcctcctgttgcttcatcatccttcatccCTCAGCCTCCTGCTGCTTCATCATCTTTCGCccatcagcctcctgttgcttcatcatccttcatccCTCAGcatcctgttgcttcatcatccttcacccctcagcctcctgctgcttcatcatccttcacccctcagcctcctgctgCTTCATTATctttcgcccctcagcctcctgttgcttcaccATCCTTCACcgctcagcctcctgttgcttcaactcctttgcccctca cctcctgctgcttcaacatccttcatgcCTCAGCCTATGCCGCTTCATCATCTTTCGCCCCTctgcctcctgttgcttcatcatccttcacccctcagcctcctgttgcttcaacatccttcacgccTCAGCATCCTGCTGTTTCATCATCTTTCGCCCCTCAGCTTCCTGTTGATTCATCATCCTTTgctcctcagcctcctgttgtttcatcatccttcacccctgagcctcctgttgcttcatcatccttcgcccGTCAGCCTCCTGTTGCATCATCATCCTTCGCtcttcagcctcctgttgcttcatcatcttttgcccctcagcctcctattgcttcatcatccttcacccctcagcctcttgttgcttcaacatccttcacgccTCAGCGTCCTGCTGCTTCACCATctttcgcccctcagcctcctgttgcttcatcatccttcgcccCTCAGTCTCCCGTTTCTTCATCATCCTtaacccctcagcctcctgttgcttcatcattcTTCGCCTCTCAGCCTCCTGTTCCTTCgtcatcctttgcccctcagcctcctgttgcttcatcatccttcatccCTCAGCTTCCTATTGCTTCATCAtacttcacccctcagcctcctgttgcttcaacatccttcacccatcagcttcct cctcctgttgcttcatcatccttcacccctcagcctcctgttgcttcaacatccttcacgccTCAGCCTCCTGCTGTTTCATCATctttcgcccctcagcctcctgttgcttcatcatccttcacccctcagcctcctgttgtttcatcatccttcacccctcagcctcctgttgcttcatcatccttcgcccctcagcctcctgttgcttcaacatccttaaCGCCTCagtctcctgttgcttcatcatctttcgcccctcagcctcctattgcttcatcatccttccccCCTCAGCCTcttgttgcttcaacatccttcacgccTCAGCCTCCTGCTGCTTCACCATCTTTCGCCCCTCAGCTTCCTGTTGATTcatcatcctttgcccctcagcctcctgttgcttcatcatccttaacacctcagcctcctgttgcttcatcatccttcgcccctcagcctcctgttgcttcatcatccttcacccctcagcctcctgttgcttcatcatccttcgccTGTGAGCCTCCTGTTGCATCATCATCCTTtgcccttcagcctcctgttgcttcaacatacTTAACGCCTCattctcctgttgcttcatcatctttTGCCCCTCAGCTTCCtattgcttcatcatccttcgcccTTCAGCCTcttgttgcttcaacatccttcatgcCTCAGCCTCCTCCTGCTTCACCATctttcgcccctcagcctcctgttgcttcatcatcctttgcccttcagcctcctgttgattcatcatccttcgcccctcagcctcctgttgcttcaccATCCTttacccctcagcctcctgttgcttcaacatcctttgcccttcAGCCTCCCGTTACTTCATCAACCTTTAACccatcagcctcctgttgcttcatcatccttcacccatcagcctcctgttgcttcatcatccttcacccctcagcctcctgctgcttcatcatccttcacacCCCAGCCTcttgttgcttcatcatcctttatgCCTCAggctcctgttgcttcatcatccttcaccgctcagcctcctgttgcttcaccATCCTTccaccctcagcctcctgttgcttcaacatccttcacccctcaatctcctgttgcttcatcatcctttgctctcagcctcctgttgcttcatactctggggcgcctgcctacTTCTTCACAAATTTCACTGTCTAA